The Deltaproteobacteria bacterium genome segment TGGCTGGGAAAATTCGGCCTTGAGGTAAAAACCGGATGGGCGAAGACCGGAGTCGTCGGTCTTTTGCAAGGCGGGAAAAAAGGAAAGACGGTGGCTATCCGGGCCGATATGGACGCTTTGCCGCTCGAAGAAGCCACTCAGCTTCCCTATGCTTCCCAGATTAAAGGAAAGATGCATGCCTGCGGCCATGATGCCCATGTTACGATCCTTTTGGGCGTGGCTAAATTTTTCTCCTCCATCCAGGAGCAGGTTAAGGGGAATATCAAATGGATCTTCCAGCCAGCCGAGGAGGGGGGTGGAGGTGGAAGAGTGATGGTGGAGGAGGGAGTCCTGGAGAACCCCAAAGTTGATGCGATCTTTGGAGCCCATGTTTTTCCGGATCTTCCGATGGGCAAGGTAGGAATTCATGAGCGAGAAGGGTTGGCAGCTACCGACCGGTTTCGCATAAAAATTCTGGGGAAAGGAGGGCATGGTGCTTACCCCCATCTATCCAAAGACCCTATCCTTGCTGCCGGTCATCTGATTACCCAAATCCATTCCATTGTCAGCCGGAATATCAATCCTCTGGACAGGGCCGTGCTAAGCATCGGGAAGGTGAATGGGGGAACGGCTTTCAACATCATCCCGGATGA includes the following:
- a CDS encoding M20 family metallopeptidase, producing the protein MKNSFQEEIASMKDWLVEIRRTIHMHPELMFEEVETSRLVSAWLGKFGLEVKTGWAKTGVVGLLQGGKKGKTVAIRADMDALPLEEATQLPYASQIKGKMHACGHDAHVTILLGVAKFFSSIQEQVKGNIKWIFQPAEEGGGGGRVMVEEGVLENPKVDAIFGAHVFPDLPMGKVGIHEREGLAATDRFRIKILGKGGHGAYPHLSKDPILAAGHLITQIHSIVSRNINPLDRAVLSIGKVNGGTAFNIIPDEVELWGTVRSLSPQVREKLKSRLEQTTQGVARSFDMDYQYEFEDGYPALINDPPMSHLVAAACAQGIGKENVEFINPSMGGEDFAYYLQKVPGSFFRLGCRNEKKGIIHSFHSSLFNIDEDVLPFGVEMFVRIIDQYLGLDLI